The proteins below are encoded in one region of Anguilla anguilla isolate fAngAng1 chromosome 3, fAngAng1.pri, whole genome shotgun sequence:
- the LOC118222773 gene encoding sodium/potassium-transporting ATPase subunit beta-1: MPAATKDSDGGWKKFLWNSEKKEFLGRTGGSWAKILLFYVIFYGCLAGIFIGTIQALLLTINDFKPVYQDRVAPPGLSHTPRSEKSEMSFKVGDPSTYQKYVKAMHDFLQAYNDSKQENMMKYEDCGDTPKSYINRGELDNNQGIKKACIFRRSWLDKCSGLEDPTFGFSEGKPCLIVKLNRIVNFRPRPPTSNDSIPEEAQSKVQPDVIPIYCTNKREEDAAKVREIKYYGIQEGFPLQYYPYYGKQLHPQYLQPLVAVHFTNLTMATELRIECRVYGQNIAYSDKDRYRGRFDVKFTINES; encoded by the exons ATGCCCGCTGCTACTAAAGACAGTGACGGTGGTTGGAAGAAGTTTCTATGGAAttcggaaaaaaaagaatttctgGGGCGTACTGGGGGCAGTTGGG CAAAAATCCTCTTGTTCTATGTGATCTTCTATGGCTGCTTGGCTGGGATATTCATTGGCACCATCCAGGCCCTGCTGCTAACCATCAATGACTTTAAACCCGTTTACCAGGACAGAGTGGCCCCTCCAG GTTTATCGCACACTCCACGCTCAGAGAAATCGGAGATGTCTTTCAAGGTGGGCGATCCGTCCACTTACCAGAAGTACGTCAAGGCAATGCATGACTTCCTGCAAGCGTATAACGATAGTAAACAGGAGAACATGATGAAGTACGAAGACTGCGGAG ACACTCCTAAATCCTACATTAACCGAGGGGAACTGGATAACAACCAGGGAATCAAGAAGGCCTGTATCTTCAGGAGGTCTTGGCTGGACAAGTGCTCTGGCCTTGAAGACCCAACTTTTGGGTTTAGTGAGGGGAAACCCTGCTTGATTGTCAAGCTGAACAGGATCGTCAATTTCCGACCACGG CCACCAACATCCAATGACAGCATCCCAGAAGAGGCCCAATCTAAAGTGCAGCCTGATGTCATCCCAATTTACTGCACTAACAAG AGAGAAGAAGATGCTGCGAAGGTTCGCGAAATCAAATACTATGGCATACAGGAGGGGTTCCCCTTGCAATACTACCCCTATTATGGCAAACAGCTGCACCCCCAGTACCTCCAGCCCCTGGTAGCTGTCCACTTTACCAATTTAACCATGGCCACTGAACTGCGCATTGAGTGCAGAGTCTATGGACAGAATATTGCTTACAGCGACAAGGATCGCTACCGGGGACGTTTTGATGTTAAATTCACCATCAACGAGTCATGA